CCATATTTTTTAGCGCTTGCCTCAACATATACCATTAGAGCAAAAGGGTATCCATACTCTTTAAAAATAGGCAAGCCGTTTTTGTAAAAGCTCTTGTAGCCATCGTCTATAGTTAATACTACCCAGTTATCAGGAATTTCATCTTGATTTTTTATAGCATTAACCAGTTTAGAAAGAGGAATTACTTCGTATCCATTCTCTTTAAAAAAATCAAATTGAGCTCTTAAATTTTCATTTGAAATATTTGTACTTGGATGCCTGTCATCGTTAAATCTATGATAATTAAATATATGCGCATCAGCCAAAAGAACTGCCTGAAGCGCAAAAAAAACTATGCTAAGCTTTAAAAGAGATCTTTTAAAGATCATTGGATTTATTTAGACGGTGCTGCCGGAGCATTTGGTACCGCAGGTACGCTAGGCGCTTTTTCCGGAACCACAATATTTGTAGTATCTACGCTATCTATAATTGATTTTTTTGTTTTCGTATTATAAGTGTAGCCTAAAGCAAGTGTATTTAGTATAAAAATAATTCCTATCACAAAAGTAAATTTGGCTAAAAATCCCGCCGGGCCTTTTGCTCCAAACAGACTCTCGTTACTTCCACTATAAGCCCCAAGTCCTATGGATGAACTCTTTTGAAGCAAGACCGCAACGGTTAATACGGCTGCTAAAATAAATTGCAAGACTAAAAAAAATGAACTCACAAAAAATCCTTTAAAAATTTAAAATAATTAGCGATTATACTAAAAAAGTTTTAAAAATAGTCTAAATTTCTTTTTCTATAGCGTATAGTTCGTATCTTATGGACTTAAAAATTTCTGAGTATTCTATTTTGATTAGTTTGAAGCACTCTTCTAAAACCCTTGCACTCTCTTGCGCTCGTTTTATATTTGCTATCTGAATATCTTGTAAATCTATTCTGGTTAGTTCGTTTGATATGCTTGGTTTTAAGACATCATTAATAGAGTCTCGAAATTTAATAAATTCGCTTGAGTCGATATTAGCTTTGTGGCGTAAAATTTTAATTTTTATAGAGAGGGCTTTGTCGTCAAATACATATCTTCTTATATCTTCAACAACTCTAAGCCCCTCTTTAAGTCTGTTTAGATTGGCATCTACCACTCGGTAGATGCGCTCATCTAAATTTTTATTCATCTCTACCAAAGATTCCTAAAATTTGAAGTAGGGCAACAAAAAGATTTACGAAGTCAAGATATAGCGCAATTGCTCCATCTATAGGAGTTTCGTAGTTGCCACGAATTATGTTTTGAGTATCATAAAGGATGTATGCACTAAATAAAACTGCACTTACGCTAGCTATTACAAGTTGAAGCATTGGGCTTTGCATAAATATATTCATGATAGCTGCCACCATAACCACGATAAGTGTTATAAAAAGCATCTTGCCCATAGTTGTAAAATCACGCTTTGTATTCATGGCAAATACACTTAATGTTCCAAAAGCAACAGTTGTCATAGTAAACGCTTGAGCCACTATGGCAGCTCCTCCAGGCATGGCAAATGTACGTCCTAAAATAGGCGTAAGTGTAAGTCCGCTAATAAATGTAAAGGCAAATAGTAGGACTAAATTTAATCCTGCCTTGCGTTTAACAAACATAAGGCCTATTAAAACGCCTATTTCAAGTATTACAAATAGCCAGTAGTTATTGGCTACCATTGCTCCAAGTGAGCTAAAAAGCCCAACATAAGCACCTACGCTCGCTGCTAAAAGCGAAGCGGCAAATAGCTGATAAGTTTGCTTGATAAATGTGCTAAGAGAGCTTTGAGAGTACTCGTTGGCTATCTCTTGCTCGCGAGAGCTTGCATAATTTCTATTGTATAAGCTCATTAAATCTCCTTTTTTATTTTTTGGTAAATTTATCTAAAAAATAGTAAATAGAGTCTAAAATATTCTTTAAAAGAACCGAAAAATATTATTTTTAAAAAGACTTTATTGCTATTTTTTGACTAATTATTTTTTTTGCAATAAATTTGCCTTTTAGGCTTTGAAACTTTGATTTAATCTTGCCTTTTTGTTTAATTATCTTTTTGTGGTTTTTGATATAATGATAAAAATAATGGTTTTGGGAGATATTATGGAGTCACTTTTAAGCGGCGCGATTAAATTTATGGAAGAGGATTTTGTGGCACACAAAACTCTATTTGAGAGCCTTAGCGACAAGCAAATTCCTCATACTCTTTTTGTCGGCTGCATTGACTCTAGGGTTGTGCCAAATTTGATCACAAATACGTTGCCGGGAGATCTTGTGGTGGTTAGAAATATCGCAAATATCATACCTCCATATAGAAGAAGTGAGGAGTATCTGGCTACCACTTCGGCGATCGAATATGCCCTGCAAAGCTTAAAAGTAGAAAATGTAATTATCTGTGGTCATTCAAACTGCGGAGGCTGTGCCGCTTTATATCTTGAAGAGAGTAAATTCGAAAACATACCAAACGTAAAAAGGTGGCTTGATCTGCTTGGACACATAAAAAAAGATGTCGAAGTTGCTACTAGAAACAATCCCGCCAAAAGAGAGTGGCTTACAGAGCGACTAAATGTAGTAAATTCATTTCAAAATTTACTTACATACCCAGATGTAAAGGCTAAATTTAGAGATGGAAGCCTTAAAATTTACGCTTGGCACTATATAATAGAAACTGGTGAAATTTACAACTATAACCCTGTTTCAAAGACTTTTAGACTGCTTGGAGTGGACAAATGAAAAAGATTTTTTTACTGTTTTTTAGCTTGATATTTATATCTTTTAATTCTTTTGCAGAAAATATTGATGATGTTGATATAGTTTTAGCCGTAAAAAAACTAGATGAGATAAATGCTCAAATAGAGACAATAAAGGCTCAAGCGGCAGATAAAAATGAAACTGCCGAGCAAAATGTACTTTTTAAAGGCGTAGTAACAAAAAAGAGTGAATTGCTGGATAAAATACCATATCTTTTAATGGAAGCAAGGGTGGACGATGAGCAAATTTCACAGTTTAGAAGTAATAAAGCAAAACTTGAAACAAAGGTAAAAAGATTAAAAACGGCAAATAATAAAAAAGCGTATATAGAAAGTGCGATGGAGCTTGAAAAGATGAATATGGAAGCATATTTTTATAAAACTCTAATCGAACTTGGAAAGATATTTAGCGATGGAGCAAGAACTGCGAAGATAAAATCGGCTATAGAAGATGGCTTGCTTGATCTTCAGACAAACTCTTATGTGAGTATTAAAGAGCTCAAGTCTAGCATGGATGGTATGGGAATACAAGGATATATAAATGAATTTAACTCATTAGAGCTTTATAGG
This Campylobacter sp. RM16192 DNA region includes the following protein-coding sequences:
- a CDS encoding carbonic anhydrase, which translates into the protein MESLLSGAIKFMEEDFVAHKTLFESLSDKQIPHTLFVGCIDSRVVPNLITNTLPGDLVVVRNIANIIPPYRRSEEYLATTSAIEYALQSLKVENVIICGHSNCGGCAALYLEESKFENIPNVKRWLDLLGHIKKDVEVATRNNPAKREWLTERLNVVNSFQNLLTYPDVKAKFRDGSLKIYAWHYIIETGEIYNYNPVSKTFRLLGVDK
- a CDS encoding thiamine-phosphate pyrophosphorylase, translating into MNKNLDERIYRVVDANLNRLKEGLRVVEDIRRYVFDDKALSIKIKILRHKANIDSSEFIKFRDSINDVLKPSISNELTRIDLQDIQIANIKRAQESARVLEECFKLIKIEYSEIFKSIRYELYAIEKEI
- the secG gene encoding preprotein translocase subunit SecG, with product MSSFFLVLQFILAAVLTVAVLLQKSSSIGLGAYSGSNESLFGAKGPAGFLAKFTFVIGIIFILNTLALGYTYNTKTKKSIIDSVDTTNIVVPEKAPSVPAVPNAPAAPSK
- a CDS encoding Bax inhibitor-1/YccA family protein — its product is MSLYNRNYASSREQEIANEYSQSSLSTFIKQTYQLFAASLLAASVGAYVGLFSSLGAMVANNYWLFVILEIGVLIGLMFVKRKAGLNLVLLFAFTFISGLTLTPILGRTFAMPGGAAIVAQAFTMTTVAFGTLSVFAMNTKRDFTTMGKMLFITLIVVMVAAIMNIFMQSPMLQLVIASVSAVLFSAYILYDTQNIIRGNYETPIDGAIALYLDFVNLFVALLQILGIFGRDE